One genomic window of Numida meleagris isolate 19003 breed g44 Domestic line chromosome 1, NumMel1.0, whole genome shotgun sequence includes the following:
- the LOC110387152 gene encoding histone H2B 1/2/3/4/6: MPEPAKSAPAPKKGSKKAVTKTQKKGDKKRKKSRKESYSIYVYKVLKQVHPDTGISSKAMGIMNSFVNDIFERIAGEASRLAHYNKRSTITSREIQTAVRLLLPGELAKHAVSEGTKAVTKYTSSK; this comes from the coding sequence ATGCCTGAGCCGGCTAAGTCTGCGCCTGCCCCGAAGAAGGGTTCTAAGAAGGCGGTCACCAAGACCCAGAAGAAGGGCGACAAGAAGCGCAAGAAGAGCCGCAAGGAGAGCTACTCGATCTACGTGTACAAGGTGCTGAAGCAGGTGCACCCCGACACGGGCATCTCGTCCAAGGCCATGGGCATCATGAACTCGTTTGTCAACGACATCTTCGAGCGCATCGCCGGCGAGGCGTCGCGCCTGGCGCACTACAACAAGCGCTCGACCATCACGTCGCGGGAGATCCAGACGGCCGtgcggctgctgctgcccggcgAGCTGGCCAAGCACGCGGTCTCCGAGGGCACCAAGGCGGTCACCAAGTACACCAGCTCCAAGTAG
- the LOC110408288 gene encoding histone H1.11L — MSETAPAPAAEAAPAAAPAPAKAAAKKPKKAAGGAKARKPAGPSVTELITKAVSASKERKGLSLAALKKALAAGGYDVEKNNSRIKLGLKSLVSKGTLVQTKGTGASGSFRLSKKPGEVKEKAPRKRTSAAKPKKAAAKKPAAAAKKPKKVVAVKKSPKKAKKPAAAVTKKAAKSPKKTTKAAKPKKAAATKSPAKAKAVKPKAAKPKATKPKAAKAKKAAPKKK; from the coding sequence ATGTCCGAGACGGCTCCCGCACCCGCTGCTGAGGCAGCGCCCGCCGCCGCTCCGGCTCCGGCTAAGGCCGCTGCCAAGAAGCCGAAGAAGGCGGCGGGCGGCGCCAAAGCCCGCAAGCCCGCGGGCCCCAGCGTCACCGAGCTGATCACCAAGGCCGTGTCCGCCTCCAAGGAGCGCAAGGGGCTCTCCCTCGCCGCGCTCAAGAAGGCGCTGGCCGCCGGCGGCTACGACGTGGAGAAGAACAACAGCCGCATCAAGCTGGGGCTCAAGAGCCTCGTCAGCAAGGGCACCCTGGTGCAGACCAAGGGCACTGGTGCCTCTGGCTCTTTTCGTCTCAGCAAGAAGCCAGGTGAGGTGAAGGAGAAGGCTCCCAGGAAGAGAACATCTGCAGCCAAGCCCAAGAAGGCTGCAGCCAAGAAACCTGCGGCGGCAGCCAAGAAGCCCAAGAAGGTGGTGGCAGTGAAGAAGAGCCCCAAGAAAGCCAAGAAGCCGGCGGCAGCTGTCACCAAGAAGGCGGCCAAGAGTCCCAAGAAGACGACCAAGGCTGCCAAGCCCAAGAAGGCGGCAGCCACCAAGAGCCCAGCCAAGGCGAAGGCAGTGAAGCCCAAAGCTGCCAAGCCCAAGGCGACCAAACCCAAGGCAGCCAAGGCGAAGAAGGCGGCCCCCAAGAAGAAGTAA
- the LOC110397804 gene encoding histone H3, embryonic-like, which produces MTDRLPRTSNRQRACGYKYRCRATLAAASLLRARERFVECCAMARTKQTARKSTGGKAPRKQLATKAARKSAPATGGVKKPHRYRPGTVALREIRRYQKSTELLIRKLPF; this is translated from the coding sequence ATGACAGACCGCCTCCCGCGGACGTCCAATCGGCAGCGAGCGTGCGGCTATAAATACCGCTGCCGCGCAACGCTTGCTGCTGCATCTTTGCTGCGGGCAAGGGAGCGTTTTGTCGAGTGCTGTGCGATGGCGCGCACGAAGCAGACGGCGCGTAAGTCGACGGGCGGGAAGGCGCCCCGCAAGCAGCTGGCCACCAAGGCGGCCCGCAAGAGCGCGCCGGCCACGGGCGGCGTCAAGAAGCCGCACCGCTACCGGCCCGGCACGGTGGCGCTGCGCGAGATCCGCCGCTACCAGAAGTCCACGGAGCTGCTGATCCGCAAGCTGCCCTTC
- the LOC110387334 gene encoding histone H2B 1/2/3/4/6 has product MPEPAKSAPAPKKGSKKAVTKTQKKGDKKRKKSRKESYSIYVYKVLKQVHPDTGISSKAMGIMNSFVNDIFERIAGEASRLAHYNKRSTITSREIQTAVRLLLPGELAKHAVSEGTKAVTKYTSSK; this is encoded by the coding sequence ATGCCCGAGCCGGCCAAGTCTGCGCCCGCCCCCAAGAAGGGCTCCAAGAAGGCGGTCACCAAGACCCAGAAGAAGGGCGACAAGAAGCGCAAGAAGAGCCGCAAGGAGAGCTACTCGATCTACGTGTACAAGGTGCTGAAGCAGGTGCACCCCGACACGGGCATCTCGTCCAAGGCCATGGGCATCATGAACTCGTTTGTCAACGACATCTTTGAGCGCATTGCCGGCGAGGCGTCACGCCTGGCGCACTACAACAAGCGCTCGACCATCACGTCGCGGGAGATCCAGACGGCCGtgcggctgctgctgcccggcgAGCTGGCCAAGCATGCGGTCTCCGAGGGCACCAAGGCGGTCACCAAGTACACCAGCTCCAAGTAG